Proteins found in one Hevea brasiliensis isolate MT/VB/25A 57/8 chromosome 18, ASM3005281v1, whole genome shotgun sequence genomic segment:
- the LOC110651180 gene encoding alpha-dioxygenase PIOX — MFSLVMKSLKSLLTPLLHRYIHEDFHAVVAKMTIIDTFLFLIVHSIDKLGIWPKLPVFLGLFYLGIRRHLHQEYNLLNVGKTPTGVRFNPVDYPYRTADGTFNDPFNEGAGSQGTFFGRNMLPVNQTDKLKKPDPMVVATKLLARRKFKDTGKQFNMIAASWIQFMIHDWIDHLEETNQIELAAPREVASECPLKSFKFYKTKQVPTGFYEIKTGTLNTRTPWWDGSAIYGSNEERLHKVRTYKDGKLKISEDDLLLHDQDGIALSGDVRNSWIGVSTLQALFVKEHNAVCDALKKEYPDLKDEELYRHARLVTAAVIAKIHTIDWTVELLKTDTLLAGMRANWYGLLGKKFKDTFGHVGGAILGGLVGLKKPDNHGVPYSLTEEFVSVYRMHSLLPDHLALRDISSEPGPNKSLPLKEEIPMQNLIGLKGEEALPKIGFTSQMVSMGHQASGALELWNYPLWLRDVIAQDITGHDRLDHVDLPALEVYRDRERNVARYNEFRRSILLIPISKWEDLTDDKEAIEVLNEVYGEDVEELDLLVGLMAEKKIKGFAISETAFIIFLLLATRRLEADRFFTSNFNEETYTKKGFEWVNTTESLKDVLDRHYPEMTNKWMNSASAFSVWDSPPVADNPIPLYLRIPQ, encoded by the exons atgttttcCTTAGTCATGAAATCTCTCAAATCTCTCTTAACTCCTCTTCTGCACCGCTACATCCATGAAGATTTCCATGCAGTTGTTGCTAAGATGACCATCATCGACACTTTTCTCTTCCTT ATTGTGCACTCCATTGATAAGCTGGGAATATGGCCAAAGCTACCTGTGTTCTTAGGTCTGTTTTATCTGGGTATCCGCCGCCACCTTCACCAGGAGTACAACTTATTGAACGTTGGGAAAACTCCCACCGGCGTTCGCTTTAATCCCGTCGATTATCCTTACAGGACAGCCGACGGAACATTCAATGATCCCTTCAATGAAGGTGCTGGTAGCCAAGGAACCTTTTTTGGCCGGAACATGCTCCCCGTGAACCAAACAGATAAG CTGAAGAAGCCAGATCCCATGGTGGTAGCCACAAAACTACTAGCTCGGAGAAAATTTAAAGACACAGGAAAGCAATTCAACATGATTGCAGCTTCTTGGATTCAGTTTATGATCCATGATTGGATTGATCACCTGGAGGAAACCAACCAG ATTGAACTGGCTGCTCCTAGAGAGGTTGCAAGTGAATGTCCCCTTAAATCCTTCAAGTTCTACAAGACAAAGCAAGTTCCCACAGGCTTCTACGAGATCAAGACTGGCACATTGAACACCCGCACACCTTGGTG GGATGGAAGTGCAATATATGGTAGCAACGAAGAAAGGCTACATAAGGTGAGGACATATAAAGATGGCAAGCTCAAAATTTCAGAAGATGACCTTCTCCTCCATGACCAAGATGGTATTGCCCTATCTGGAGACGTTCGCAATAGCTGGATTGGTGTCTCCACTTTGCAGGCTCTCTTTGTCAAGGAGCATAATGCAGTCTGCGATGCCCTCAAG AAGGAATATCCAGATTTAAAGGACGAAGAATTATATAGGCATGCAAGATTGGTTACAGCTGCTGTAATTGCAAAGATTCACACCATTGATTGGACTGTGGAGCTTCTGAAAACTGATACATTATTGGCAGGAATGCGTGCCAATTG GTATGGATTGCTGGGAAAGAAATTTAAGGACACATTTGGGCACGTTGGAGGTGCCATCTTAGGAGGGCTTGTTGGTTTGAAGAAACCTGATAATCATGGTGTTCCATATTCATTGACTGAAGAGTTTGTGAGTGTTTACAGGATGCACTCACTTCTGCCTGATCATCTTGCTCTTAGAGACATCTCCAGTGAACCAGGCCCCAACAAATCTCTACCCTTAAAGGAAGA GATTCCTATGCAAAACCTGATAGGCCTCAAAGGAGAAGAGGCTCTACCAAAAATTGGATTCACGAGCCAAATGGTCTCAATGGGTCACCAAGCTAGTGGAGCCCTGGAGCTCTGGAACTACCCTCTATGGCTTAGGGATGTTATTGCACAGGACATCACTGGCCATGATAGGTTGGATCACGTCGACCTACCAGCTCTTGAAG TTTATAGGGATAGGGAGAGGAATGTTGCAAGGTACAATGAGTTCCGCAGATCCATCCTGTTGATACCCATATCAAAATGGGAAGATTTGACTGATGATAAAGAAGCCATTGAAGTGCTAAATGAAGTGTACGGTGAAGATGTTGAAGAACTTGATCTTCTTGTAGGCCTCATGGCAGAGAAGAAGATTAAAGGATTTGCCATTAGTGAGACTGCTTTCATCATATTCCTTCTCCTGGCAACTAG GAGGCTAGAAGCTGACAGGTTCTTCACAAGCAATTTCAATGAGGAAACATACACAAAGAAGGGATTCGAATGGGTGAATACTACAGAGAGTTTAAAAGATGTGCTTGATCGTCACTACCCAGAAATGACGAACAAGTGGATGAACTCTGCAAGTGCATTCTCTGTTTGGGACTCACCTCCTGTTGCTGACAATCCCATCCCTCTCTATCTTCGTATTCCACAGTGA